From Pseudonocardia autotrophica, one genomic window encodes:
- a CDS encoding CaiB/BaiF CoA transferase family protein, whose amino-acid sequence MTTPEAAEGTPQARALADMTILDLTQVMAGPYCTMVLADLGANVVKVENPDTGDQTRQSWGRPEAGRDSRGFMALNRNKRSVTVDLKSPEGLARLHRLVREADVVVENFRPGVTARLGVDYPTLSALNPQLIYASISGFGQDGPYSTRPGYDLIAQAMGGVMSITGEPDGRPVKCGLPLGDLGAGLFTAIGILSAWNWRRRTGEGQYLETSLFESVLALSVWESVEYWSTGKVPGPLGSAHRMSAPYQALATRDGHITVGANNDRLWRRMCSALDLEALADDPRFASNMDRLDNIPELVAVLEERLADADTDTWVETLLDAGVPAGPIQDYRQILDDDPHVRARGMVTSFEHPLDGTVPVVASPIRLTATPAAVYRHPPMLGEHSEEVFGA is encoded by the coding sequence GTGACCACACCGGAAGCAGCCGAGGGCACGCCGCAGGCGCGGGCGCTCGCCGACATGACGATCCTCGACCTCACCCAGGTGATGGCCGGGCCCTACTGCACGATGGTGCTCGCCGACCTGGGCGCGAACGTCGTCAAGGTGGAGAACCCGGACACCGGTGACCAGACCCGCCAGTCGTGGGGCAGGCCGGAGGCCGGCCGGGACAGCCGCGGCTTCATGGCACTCAACCGCAACAAGCGCAGCGTGACCGTCGATCTCAAGAGCCCGGAGGGGCTGGCCCGGCTGCACCGGCTCGTCCGGGAGGCCGACGTCGTCGTGGAGAACTTCCGGCCGGGGGTCACCGCACGGCTCGGCGTGGACTACCCGACGCTGTCCGCCCTGAATCCGCAGCTGATCTACGCCAGCATCTCCGGTTTCGGCCAGGACGGGCCGTACTCGACCCGCCCCGGCTACGACCTCATCGCCCAGGCGATGGGGGGCGTCATGAGCATCACCGGCGAGCCCGACGGCCGCCCGGTGAAGTGCGGTCTCCCGCTGGGCGACCTCGGTGCCGGCCTGTTCACCGCGATCGGCATCCTCTCCGCCTGGAACTGGCGCCGTCGCACCGGCGAGGGCCAGTACCTGGAGACCTCGCTGTTCGAGTCGGTGCTCGCGCTGTCGGTGTGGGAGTCGGTCGAGTACTGGAGCACCGGGAAGGTCCCGGGTCCGCTCGGGTCCGCGCACCGGATGTCGGCGCCCTACCAGGCGCTCGCCACCCGCGACGGGCACATCACGGTCGGCGCCAACAACGATCGGCTGTGGCGGCGGATGTGCAGCGCGCTCGATCTGGAGGCGCTCGCCGACGATCCCCGGTTCGCCTCCAACATGGACCGGCTGGACAACATCCCGGAGCTGGTCGCCGTGCTCGAGGAGCGGCTCGCCGACGCCGACACCGACACCTGGGTCGAGACCCTGCTCGACGCCGGGGTGCCGGCCGGCCCGATCCAGGACTACCGGCAGATCCTGGACGACGACCCGCACGTCCGGGCCCGCGGCATGGTCACCTCCTTCGAGCATCCGCTGGACGGCACGGTGCCGGTGGTCGCCTCCCCGATCCGGCTGACGGCGACCCCGGCCGCGGTGTACCGGCATCCACCGATGCTGGGTGAGCACTCCGAGGAGGTGTTCGGGGCATGA
- a CDS encoding tripartite tricarboxylate transporter TctB family protein, translated as MAEPAPAPAPQRSRPTRSDLVGTALLAALGAAATVLGYGYGMFDDDGHIGAGFLPTVTGAFILVAALAEIARMYLAAPPAETGSLLDGVDRIEQRAARATAAAHEEQRDTFGRTARQRGRAILAVFGILIGALLLVPVIGLLLSLGAMVLAITLGVERKPVVPAVLTTVAVVGAAYLIFVVALGVPTPTGALGLV; from the coding sequence ATGGCTGAGCCGGCGCCCGCACCGGCGCCGCAGCGATCCCGGCCGACCCGCTCCGACCTCGTCGGGACGGCGCTGCTGGCCGCTCTCGGCGCCGCCGCCACCGTGCTCGGATACGGCTACGGCATGTTCGACGACGACGGGCACATCGGCGCGGGATTCCTGCCGACCGTGACCGGCGCGTTCATCCTCGTCGCCGCGCTGGCCGAGATCGCCCGGATGTATCTCGCGGCACCACCCGCGGAAACCGGGTCGCTGCTCGACGGGGTCGACCGGATCGAGCAGCGGGCCGCCCGGGCCACCGCGGCCGCCCACGAGGAACAGCGCGACACCTTCGGCCGGACCGCGCGCCAGCGCGGCCGGGCGATCCTGGCGGTGTTCGGGATCCTGATCGGCGCGCTGCTGCTGGTGCCGGTGATCGGCCTGCTGCTCTCGCTCGGCGCGATGGTCCTCGCGATCACGCTCGGGGTGGAGCGCAAGCCGGTCGTCCCCGCGGTGCTGACCACCGTCGCCGTCGTCGGTGCCGCCTACCTGATCTTCGTCGTGGCGCTCGGCGTCCCCACACCGACCGGCGCACTCGGGCTGGTCTGA
- a CDS encoding GGDEF domain-containing protein, with protein MSSHQAMPPRAGRRRFPFRSWQIGALPPAALVFILSVDVLAVGLLVACVLRAPVPTGEQLLLAGLLSLVPVAHTELSLHCERTRRRVARNQHVDMTSVWTFCGALLLPPVLAVAVVVAVHTHRYLRVARAAGTPAHRHLFSAATVLLAVCTVGAIRYAAEILAPAGSDPGGATVVLVALLGYSVVSTLLVACAVRLTRPGTRFLSVLLGAEFLLELASLSLGGLVAVIIDNTSPWLALLAVLPLLVLEQTTLVRQLENQVDTDTKTGLLNPSAWRWRAQQMIEQCARTERATAVLLLDLDHFKAVNDRHGHLAGDDVLRAVASVLTAEVRDDDLAGRFGGEEFVVALGGLRPDDVVFGRAREVAERIRRSVRALEVDTATAGRVGGLSVSIGVATSCEHSGKLDALLAAADAALYEAKRGGRDQVRVRHPEAARHPGTATPPFGLHLGTGGV; from the coding sequence GTGAGTTCTCACCAGGCGATGCCACCGCGCGCCGGACGGCGTCGATTCCCGTTCCGGTCGTGGCAGATCGGTGCGCTCCCGCCTGCCGCACTGGTGTTCATCCTCTCCGTCGACGTGCTGGCCGTCGGTCTGCTCGTCGCCTGCGTGCTGCGCGCTCCGGTACCCACCGGCGAGCAGCTGCTGCTCGCCGGCCTGCTGAGCCTGGTCCCCGTCGCACACACCGAGCTGTCGCTGCACTGCGAACGGACCCGGCGCCGGGTCGCCCGCAACCAGCACGTCGACATGACATCGGTCTGGACGTTCTGCGGGGCCCTGCTGCTGCCGCCGGTGCTCGCCGTCGCGGTCGTCGTCGCCGTGCACACCCACCGCTACCTGCGGGTCGCCCGGGCCGCGGGAACGCCCGCGCACCGGCACCTGTTCAGCGCCGCGACCGTGCTGCTGGCGGTGTGCACGGTCGGCGCGATCCGATACGCCGCCGAGATCCTGGCGCCGGCCGGCAGCGACCCGGGCGGCGCGACCGTCGTGCTCGTCGCGCTGCTCGGCTACTCCGTGGTCAGCACGCTGCTCGTGGCCTGCGCGGTCCGGTTGACCCGGCCGGGCACCCGGTTCCTGTCCGTCCTGCTGGGCGCGGAGTTCCTGCTGGAGCTCGCATCGCTCTCGCTCGGCGGGCTGGTCGCGGTGATCATCGACAACACCTCACCGTGGCTGGCGCTGCTGGCCGTCCTCCCACTGCTGGTCCTGGAGCAGACGACCCTGGTCCGCCAGCTCGAGAATCAGGTGGACACCGACACCAAGACCGGTCTGCTCAATCCCTCCGCCTGGCGCTGGCGCGCCCAGCAGATGATCGAGCAGTGCGCACGCACCGAGCGCGCGACCGCGGTCCTGCTGCTCGATCTCGATCACTTCAAGGCGGTCAACGACCGGCACGGCCATCTCGCCGGTGACGACGTGCTGCGGGCCGTCGCCTCCGTGCTCACCGCGGAGGTCCGCGACGACGACCTGGCCGGCCGGTTCGGCGGGGAGGAGTTCGTCGTCGCGCTCGGTGGTCTGCGCCCCGACGACGTCGTGTTCGGCCGGGCCCGCGAGGTCGCCGAACGGATCCGGCGCAGCGTCCGGGCCCTGGAGGTCGACACCGCGACCGCCGGGCGGGTCGGCGGGCTGTCGGTGTCGATCGGGGTGGCCACCTCCTGCGAGCACAGCGGCAAGCTCGACGCGCTGCTCGCCGCCGCCGACGCGGCCCTCTACGAGGCCAAGCGCGGTGGCCGCGACCAGGTCCGCGTCCGGCATCCGGAAGCGGCCCGGCACCCCGGGACCGCCACCCCGCCGTTCGGGCTGCACCTGGGCACCGGCGGGGTCTGA
- a CDS encoding 3-hydroxyacyl-CoA dehydrogenase gives MDINGAVAVVTGGASGLGLATTERFVEAGAKVVIIDLPSSQGEAVADKLGDAVRFVAADVTDEAQVGAALDAAEELGTLRVAVNCAGIGDAAKTYGKKGAFPLAGFTKVVTVNLIGTFNVIRLAAERIAKSEPIDGDRGVVINTASVAAFEGQIGQAAYSASKGGIVGMTLPIARDLADLGIRVCTIAPGLFETPLLAGLPEDVKASLGRQAPHPSRLGQPAEYAKLAAHIVENPMLNGETIRLDGAIRMQPR, from the coding sequence ATGGACATCAACGGAGCCGTCGCCGTCGTCACCGGCGGGGCGTCCGGCCTCGGCCTGGCCACCACCGAGCGGTTCGTGGAGGCCGGCGCCAAGGTCGTGATCATCGACCTGCCGTCGTCGCAGGGTGAGGCGGTCGCCGACAAGCTGGGCGACGCCGTCCGGTTCGTCGCCGCGGACGTCACCGACGAGGCACAGGTCGGCGCCGCGCTGGACGCCGCTGAGGAGCTCGGCACGCTGCGCGTCGCCGTCAACTGTGCGGGGATCGGCGACGCGGCCAAGACCTACGGCAAGAAGGGTGCGTTCCCGCTGGCCGGGTTCACCAAGGTCGTCACGGTCAACCTGATCGGCACGTTCAACGTGATCCGGCTGGCCGCCGAGCGGATCGCGAAGTCGGAGCCGATCGACGGCGACCGCGGCGTCGTGATCAACACCGCCTCGGTGGCGGCGTTCGAGGGCCAGATCGGGCAGGCCGCCTACTCGGCGTCCAAGGGCGGCATCGTCGGCATGACCCTGCCGATCGCGCGTGACCTCGCCGATCTGGGCATCCGGGTGTGCACCATCGCCCCGGGGCTGTTCGAGACCCCGCTGCTGGCCGGGCTGCCCGAGGACGTCAAGGCCTCGCTGGGCCGGCAGGCGCCGCACCCGTCGCGGTTGGGGCAGCCCGCCGAGTACGCGAAGCTGGCCGCGCACATCGTGGAGAACCCGATGCTCAACGGCGAGACGATCCGCCTCGACGGCGCGATCCGGATGCAGCCCCGCTAG
- a CDS encoding thiolase family protein, whose protein sequence is MRDAVIVEAVRSPVGRRKGGLAGVHPTDLSAHVLRSLVERAGIDPAQIDDVVWGCVSQAGEQTFDIGRSAALAAGFPETVTGVTVDRQCGSSQQSVHFAAAGLIAGQYDVAVAGGVESMTRVPMGAAMMDQNPFGEAFMERYGSFPNQGVGAEMIAEKWGFSRTRLDEFALLSHDRAAAAQDAGRFEGQIAPLAGVGADEGIRRGGTLESLGQLKTVFKDADQGGVIHAGNSSQISDGSAALLMTTSEKARELGLTPIARVHTAVLAGADPVIMLTAPIPATEKALKRSGLSLSDIGAFEVNEAFAPVPLAWLADIAADDAGIAERMNPLGGAIALGHPLGGSGARIMTTLIHHMRDNGIRYGLQTMCEGGGQANATILELL, encoded by the coding sequence GTGCGAGATGCAGTCATCGTCGAGGCCGTGCGGAGCCCGGTGGGGCGGCGCAAGGGCGGACTGGCCGGGGTGCACCCGACCGATCTCTCGGCCCACGTCCTGCGGAGCCTGGTCGAGCGGGCCGGGATCGACCCGGCGCAGATCGACGACGTCGTCTGGGGCTGTGTGTCCCAGGCCGGCGAGCAGACCTTCGACATCGGCCGCAGTGCCGCGCTGGCGGCCGGGTTCCCGGAGACCGTCACCGGGGTGACCGTCGACCGCCAGTGTGGATCCAGCCAGCAGTCGGTGCACTTCGCCGCCGCCGGGCTGATCGCCGGGCAGTACGACGTCGCCGTCGCCGGTGGTGTCGAGTCGATGACCCGGGTGCCGATGGGTGCGGCGATGATGGACCAGAACCCGTTCGGCGAGGCGTTCATGGAGCGCTACGGCTCGTTCCCGAACCAGGGCGTCGGCGCCGAGATGATCGCCGAGAAGTGGGGCTTCTCGCGCACCCGGCTCGACGAGTTCGCGCTGCTCTCGCACGACCGCGCGGCCGCCGCGCAGGACGCGGGCCGCTTCGAGGGCCAGATCGCCCCGCTCGCCGGGGTGGGCGCCGACGAGGGCATCCGCCGCGGCGGCACGCTGGAGAGCCTGGGCCAGCTCAAGACGGTGTTCAAGGACGCCGACCAGGGCGGGGTCATCCACGCGGGCAACTCCTCGCAGATCTCCGACGGCTCGGCCGCGCTGCTGATGACGACCAGCGAGAAGGCCCGCGAGCTCGGCCTGACCCCGATCGCCCGGGTGCACACCGCGGTGCTCGCCGGCGCCGACCCGGTGATCATGCTGACCGCGCCGATCCCGGCGACCGAGAAGGCGCTCAAGCGCTCCGGGCTGTCGCTGTCCGACATCGGCGCGTTCGAGGTCAACGAGGCCTTCGCGCCGGTCCCGCTCGCCTGGCTGGCCGACATCGCCGCCGACGACGCCGGGATCGCCGAGCGCATGAACCCGCTGGGCGGTGCGATCGCGCTCGGCCACCCGCTCGGCGGCTCCGGTGCCCGGATCATGACGACCCTGATCCACCACATGCGCGACAACGGCATCCGCTACGGCCTGCAGACCATGTGCGAGGGCGGCGGACAGGCGAACGCCACCATCCTCGAACTGCTGTAG
- a CDS encoding tripartite tricarboxylate transporter permease, producing the protein MIENLQLGLETALSPTNLLWCFVGVFLGTVIGLLPGLGSATGVAILLPVTLAMEPITALTMLAGIYYGSQYGASTSSILLATPGDSSSVVLTLDGYQMARNGRAGAALAISAISSFVASIITLVGLLLLAQPIAAFALNFGPPENLAIIVLGLATIVTFAGDKVLRGIIMAAVGLLISMVGIAAGFPVARFTFGSVNLLSGFEFVAVMIGLFAIGEVLHQIHRGGEAPIRARFRDLLLTRSELRRSVAPTLRGSATGFGLGVLPGAGATLASFMAYGLEGRVGPNRRKLGSGTVEGVAGPEASNNAAANASFIPTLSLGIPGSGTTAILLGAFVIFGLQPGPLLFEQHPALVWGLLVSFFFGNLLLLVLNLPLAPVFAQVLRLPYSYLYPLILFLGFVGAFAVGNNTFTLWVVLVAGMLGYLMKRFGFPVAPLVLGLVLGPLLERALDQTSSMSGGNLLVVFQRPISAVFAVAAILAFVGPPLLKEISRRRAAAATRTPNSEDTNA; encoded by the coding sequence ATGATCGAGAATCTGCAGCTCGGGCTGGAGACGGCGCTCTCCCCCACCAACCTGCTCTGGTGCTTCGTCGGCGTCTTCCTCGGCACCGTGATCGGCCTGCTGCCCGGCCTGGGATCGGCGACGGGCGTGGCGATCCTGTTGCCGGTGACCCTCGCGATGGAGCCGATCACGGCGCTCACCATGCTCGCCGGGATCTACTACGGCTCGCAGTACGGCGCGTCCACCAGCTCGATCCTGCTGGCCACGCCGGGTGACTCGTCGTCGGTGGTGCTGACCCTCGACGGCTACCAGATGGCCCGCAACGGGCGGGCCGGCGCGGCACTGGCCATCTCCGCGATCTCCTCGTTCGTCGCCTCGATCATCACCCTGGTCGGGCTGCTCCTGCTCGCCCAGCCGATCGCGGCGTTCGCCCTCAACTTCGGGCCACCGGAGAACCTAGCCATCATCGTCCTCGGACTCGCGACGATCGTGACCTTCGCCGGGGACAAGGTGCTGCGCGGCATCATCATGGCCGCGGTCGGCCTGCTGATCTCGATGGTCGGCATCGCCGCCGGGTTCCCGGTCGCCCGGTTCACCTTCGGCAGCGTCAACCTGCTCAGCGGCTTCGAGTTCGTCGCCGTGATGATCGGCCTGTTCGCGATCGGCGAGGTACTGCACCAGATCCACCGCGGCGGGGAGGCGCCCATCCGGGCCCGCTTCCGCGACCTGCTGCTCACCCGCTCCGAGCTGCGCCGCTCGGTCGCCCCGACGCTGCGCGGCAGCGCGACCGGGTTCGGCCTCGGCGTGCTGCCCGGGGCCGGCGCGACGCTGGCCAGCTTCATGGCCTACGGGCTGGAGGGCCGGGTCGGGCCGAACCGCCGCAAGCTGGGCAGCGGCACCGTCGAGGGCGTCGCCGGCCCGGAGGCGTCGAACAACGCCGCCGCCAACGCGAGCTTCATCCCGACCCTGTCGCTGGGCATCCCGGGCTCCGGCACGACCGCGATCCTGCTCGGCGCGTTCGTGATCTTCGGGCTGCAGCCCGGGCCGCTGCTGTTCGAGCAGCACCCGGCGCTGGTGTGGGGCCTGCTGGTGTCGTTCTTCTTCGGCAACCTGCTGCTGCTCGTGCTCAACCTGCCGCTCGCCCCGGTGTTCGCGCAGGTGCTGCGGCTGCCCTACAGCTACCTCTACCCGCTGATCCTGTTCCTCGGGTTCGTCGGCGCGTTCGCGGTCGGCAACAACACCTTCACGCTGTGGGTGGTGCTGGTCGCCGGGATGCTCGGCTACCTGATGAAGCGGTTCGGGTTCCCGGTCGCACCGCTGGTGCTCGGCCTGGTCCTCGGCCCGCTGCTGGAACGCGCACTCGACCAGACCTCGTCGATGAGCGGCGGGAACCTGCTGGTCGTGTTCCAGCGGCCGATCTCGGCCGTGTTCGCGGTCGCGGCGATCCTCGCGTTCGTCGGGCCACCGCTGCTCAAGGAGATCTCCCGCCGCCGGGCCGCGGCGGCCACCCGCACACCGAACAGTGAGGACACGAATGCCTGA
- a CDS encoding enoyl-CoA hydratase: MSEDRVTHRRDGSVLWVELSNPRRRNALTWRMYDELQRLSTAANDDPDLRVVVVRGAGGSFAAGTDIGQFAGFRDGDDGIAYERRIGAVVEALLAVRVPVVGVVEGPAIGGGLSIAACCDVLVATEDARFGVPIARTLGNVITPATVHRLRDRLGAGRTMAMLLTATLLTADDAATAGFVHAVVPADELEAKVADVVGRIAAGAPLTLAALKELDRRVGGAAGLDPAEDLLSRVYGSEDFREGVAAFGERRSPQWRNR, encoded by the coding sequence ATGAGCGAGGACCGTGTGACGCACCGCCGGGACGGCTCCGTGCTGTGGGTGGAGCTCTCCAACCCCCGCCGGCGCAACGCGCTGACCTGGCGGATGTACGACGAGCTGCAGCGGCTGAGCACCGCCGCGAACGACGATCCCGATCTGCGGGTGGTCGTGGTCCGCGGTGCCGGCGGCTCGTTCGCCGCCGGCACCGACATCGGCCAGTTCGCCGGGTTCCGCGACGGCGACGACGGCATCGCCTACGAGCGCCGCATCGGCGCGGTGGTCGAGGCGCTGCTCGCGGTCCGGGTGCCGGTGGTCGGCGTCGTCGAGGGCCCGGCGATCGGCGGGGGGCTGTCCATCGCCGCCTGCTGCGACGTCCTGGTCGCGACCGAGGACGCCCGCTTCGGCGTCCCGATCGCCCGCACGCTCGGCAATGTGATCACCCCGGCGACGGTGCACCGGCTGCGCGACCGGCTCGGCGCCGGACGGACCATGGCGATGCTGCTGACCGCGACCCTGCTGACCGCCGATGACGCGGCCACCGCCGGGTTCGTGCACGCCGTCGTCCCCGCCGACGAACTGGAGGCCAAGGTCGCCGACGTGGTCGGCCGGATCGCCGCGGGCGCTCCGCTGACCCTGGCCGCACTCAAGGAGCTGGACCGGCGGGTGGGCGGGGCGGCCGGCCTCGATCCCGCCGAGGACCTGCTCTCCCGGGTGTACGGCAGCGAGGACTTCCGGGAGGGGGTCGCCGCGTTCGGCGAGCGGCGCAGCCCGCAGTGGCGCAACCGCTGA
- a CDS encoding TetR/AcrR family transcriptional regulator, translating into MTSERSATTRTRAQRSQDSRARILDAAVACLIEGGYSGSTTLIIQSEAAVSRGRLLHHFPSRDRLLVAAAQHLAVKRVADTEQRVRRVVEQSPPSDVFERADRVIELLWESFSEPHFWAAVELWTAARVNSEIADALRPEEKRLGAAIRASMARMFGDELASHPRFKQLRDLLLTSMRGTSMTYTFDRRDPREDAMIDQWKDLVRLLLAG; encoded by the coding sequence ATGACCTCCGAACGGAGTGCCACGACCAGGACCCGGGCGCAGCGGTCGCAGGACAGCCGCGCCCGGATCCTGGACGCCGCGGTGGCCTGCCTGATCGAGGGCGGCTACTCGGGTTCGACGACGCTGATCATCCAGTCCGAGGCCGCGGTGTCCCGGGGCAGGCTGCTGCACCACTTCCCGTCCCGGGACCGGCTGCTGGTCGCCGCGGCGCAGCACCTCGCGGTGAAACGGGTCGCGGACACCGAGCAGCGGGTCCGCCGGGTGGTCGAGCAGAGCCCGCCGTCCGACGTGTTCGAGCGCGCGGACCGGGTGATCGAGCTGCTCTGGGAGAGCTTCTCCGAGCCGCACTTCTGGGCGGCGGTGGAGCTGTGGACGGCGGCCCGGGTGAACTCCGAGATCGCCGATGCGCTGCGGCCGGAGGAGAAGCGGCTCGGCGCCGCGATCCGGGCGTCGATGGCCCGGATGTTCGGCGACGAGCTGGCCTCGCATCCGCGGTTCAAGCAGCTGCGCGATCTGCTGCTCACCTCGATGCGCGGGACGTCGATGACCTACACGTTCGACCGGCGCGATCCCCGTGAGGACGCGATGATCGACCAGTGGAAGGACCTGGTCCGGCTGCTCCTGGCCGGATGA
- a CDS encoding acyl-CoA dehydrogenase family protein, translated as MRRTLYESDHEDFREAFRSFIEKEIVPHEPQWERDGIVPRELFTTAGANGFLGIDVPETYGGGGVPDFRFNAVIAEELMRSGAAAAGLGLTLHNDIVLPYLLAYCSEEQKQRWLPGVVDGSLILAIAMTEPGIGSDLASMSTTAIRDGDHYVVNGAKTFITNGINADLVIVAVKTDPSQKHKGMSLLVVERGMAGFERGRNLDKLGQHAQDTAELSFTDVRVPVANLLGPEEGQGFTQLVSNLPQERLSIGIAAVAAARTALGHTLDYVKERKAFGSPIGSFQNSKFVLAELDTEIDIAEHYVDDCVRALNAGELTAVDASKAKYWCTELQGRVVDRCLQLHGGYGYMTEYPIAKAYADARITRIYGGTTEIMKEVIGRGLGL; from the coding sequence ATGAGGCGCACGCTGTACGAGTCCGACCATGAGGACTTCCGGGAGGCGTTCCGGTCGTTCATCGAGAAGGAGATCGTCCCGCACGAGCCGCAGTGGGAGCGCGACGGGATCGTCCCCCGTGAGCTGTTCACCACGGCCGGGGCGAACGGTTTCCTCGGGATCGACGTGCCCGAGACCTACGGTGGCGGTGGGGTGCCGGACTTCCGGTTCAACGCCGTCATCGCCGAGGAGCTCATGCGCTCGGGCGCCGCGGCGGCCGGGCTGGGGCTGACCCTGCACAACGACATCGTGCTGCCCTACCTGCTCGCCTACTGCTCCGAGGAGCAGAAGCAGCGGTGGCTCCCCGGCGTCGTGGACGGGTCCCTAATCCTGGCCATCGCGATGACCGAGCCGGGCATCGGCTCGGACCTGGCGTCGATGTCGACGACCGCGATCCGGGACGGCGACCACTACGTCGTCAACGGGGCGAAGACGTTCATCACCAACGGCATCAACGCCGACCTGGTGATCGTCGCGGTGAAGACCGACCCGTCCCAGAAGCACAAGGGCATGAGCCTGCTCGTGGTGGAGCGGGGGATGGCCGGCTTCGAGCGCGGCCGGAACCTGGACAAGCTGGGCCAGCACGCGCAGGACACCGCCGAGCTGTCGTTCACCGACGTGCGGGTGCCGGTGGCGAACCTGCTCGGGCCGGAGGAGGGCCAGGGGTTCACCCAGCTGGTCAGCAACCTGCCCCAGGAGCGGCTGTCGATCGGGATCGCAGCGGTCGCCGCGGCCCGCACGGCGCTGGGCCACACGCTCGACTACGTCAAGGAGCGCAAGGCGTTCGGCTCGCCGATCGGGTCGTTCCAGAACTCGAAGTTCGTGCTCGCGGAGCTGGACACCGAGATCGACATCGCCGAGCACTACGTCGACGACTGCGTGCGCGCGCTGAACGCGGGCGAGCTGACCGCCGTCGACGCCTCCAAGGCGAAGTACTGGTGCACCGAGCTGCAGGGCAGGGTCGTGGACCGGTGCCTGCAGCTGCACGGTGGCTACGGCTACATGACCGAGTACCCGATCGCGAAGGCCTACGCCGACGCGCGGATCACCCGGATCTACGGCGGAACCACCGAGATCATGAAGGAGGTCATCGGCCGGGGTCTGGGACTCTAG
- a CDS encoding alcohol dehydrogenase catalytic domain-containing protein, with translation MPDTSTTTIRGAVLERIGDAAPYDRSRPVSIDELELAPPGPGEILVRMEAAGLCHSDLSVVNGSRARPVPMLLGHEAAGLIEAVGPGPCDLAVGTRVVMTFLPRCGDCSGCRTDGRLPCSAGSASNTEGSLLGGGLRLHRGGEPVHHHMGVSGFATHAVVDRRSVVPVDDDVPPQVAALFGCAVLTGGGAVVNAARPGPGDDVVVVGLGGVGLAAVLTALALEHGRVVGVDPVPGKRELARSLGAEALSPDEALENGLTAPVVIEAAGSAPAFETAVRLTGPGGNTVTVGLPAPDAVAGISPLGLTAQARSIVGSYLGSAVPERDIPRFVELWRSGRLPVERLVSDTIGLDDLNRAMDNLAAGTAVRQMIGFDG, from the coding sequence ATGCCTGACACCTCCACCACGACCATCCGCGGTGCGGTGCTCGAACGGATCGGTGATGCCGCCCCCTACGACCGGAGCCGTCCGGTGTCGATCGACGAGCTGGAACTCGCCCCGCCCGGGCCCGGGGAGATCCTGGTGCGGATGGAGGCCGCCGGGCTGTGCCACTCCGATCTCTCCGTCGTCAACGGGAGCCGGGCCCGGCCGGTCCCGATGCTGCTGGGCCACGAGGCCGCGGGCCTGATCGAGGCCGTCGGACCGGGGCCGTGTGATCTCGCGGTGGGCACCCGGGTGGTCATGACCTTCCTCCCGCGCTGCGGGGACTGCTCCGGCTGCCGGACCGACGGCAGGCTGCCGTGCTCGGCGGGGAGCGCCTCCAACACCGAGGGGAGTCTGCTCGGTGGCGGCCTGCGGCTGCACCGCGGCGGTGAACCGGTGCACCACCACATGGGGGTCTCCGGGTTCGCCACGCACGCGGTGGTCGACCGCCGCTCGGTGGTCCCGGTCGACGACGACGTGCCCCCGCAGGTCGCGGCCCTGTTCGGCTGTGCGGTACTGACCGGGGGCGGCGCGGTCGTCAACGCGGCCCGCCCCGGCCCCGGCGACGACGTCGTGGTGGTCGGCCTCGGCGGGGTCGGGCTGGCCGCCGTCCTGACCGCGCTGGCCCTGGAGCACGGCCGGGTGGTCGGGGTCGATCCGGTCCCCGGCAAGCGGGAGCTCGCCCGCTCGCTGGGTGCCGAGGCCCTGTCCCCCGACGAGGCCCTGGAGAACGGCCTGACCGCGCCGGTCGTCATCGAGGCCGCCGGGTCCGCGCCGGCGTTCGAGACCGCGGTCCGGCTGACCGGGCCCGGTGGCAACACCGTGACGGTCGGGCTCCCCGCCCCGGACGCGGTCGCCGGCATCTCCCCGCTCGGTCTCACCGCGCAGGCGCGCAGCATCGTCGGGTCCTACCTGGGGTCCGCCGTCCCCGAACGCGACATCCCCCGGTTCGTCGAGCTGTGGCGCAGCGGACGGCTGCCGGTGGAGCGGCTGGTCTCGGACACGATCGGGCTCGACGACCTGAACCGGGCGATGGACAACCTGGCCGCAGGCACCGCGGTCCGGCAGATGATCGGTTTCGACGGGTGA